One window from the genome of Helicobacter pylori encodes:
- a CDS encoding hydantoinase B/oxoprolinase family protein, with amino-acid sequence MANLLKNGKTLKQARDEILARTEKTGHYNGLKKLEFKERDPIGYEKMFSKLRGGIVHARETAKRIAASPIVEQEGELCFTLYNAVGDSVLTSTGIIIHVGTMGSAIKYMVENNWEDNPGINDKDIFTNNDCAIGNVHPCDIMTLVPIFHDEKLIGWVGGVTHVIDTGSVTPGSMSTGQVQRFGDGYMITCRKTGANDESFKDWLHESQRSVRTPKYWILDERTRIAGCHMIRDLVMEVIKEDGIDSYMRFIDEVIEEGRRGLISRIKSMTIPGKYRKVAFVDVPYAHKDIGVCSEFAKLDTIMHSPVEITINKDATWKLDFEGASRWGWHSFNCNQVSFTSGIWVMMTQTLIPTSRINDGAYFATQFRLKKGTWMNPDDRRTGHAYAWHFLVSGWSALWRGLSQAYYSRGYLEEVNSGNANTSNWLQGGGINQDGEIHAVNSFETSSCGTGACAIKDGLNHAAAIWNPEGDMGDVEIWEMAEPLLYLGRNVKANTGGYGKYRGGNGFETLRMVWGAHDWTMFFMGNGYMNSDWGMMGGYPAASGYRFEAHNTDLKNRIKNNASLPLGGDFNPTDRDYEKHISHASQVKRDKQCITTENCFDNYDLYLNYIKGGPGFGDPIERDLNAILEDLNSKQLLPEYAYKVYGAVVSQNKDGVWVGDEAKTKARRKEILENRKSRSIPVKQWMEQERNAILEKEASKQVKHMYATSFDLSPKFLNDFKTFWNLPKSWSMKEDELGVFTYGSKYRMDLSKLPDVRTVLLVDEK; translated from the coding sequence ATGGCAAATTTATTGAAAAACGGCAAAACTTTAAAACAAGCTAGAGATGAAATCCTAGCCAGGACAGAAAAAACAGGGCATTATAATGGTCTCAAAAAACTAGAGTTTAAAGAAAGAGATCCGATCGGTTATGAGAAGATGTTCTCTAAACTAAGGGGCGGTATCGTGCATGCCAGAGAAACAGCTAAAAGGATTGCGGCAAGCCCTATTGTTGAGCAAGAGGGGGAATTGTGCTTCACGCTTTATAACGCTGTGGGCGATAGCGTGCTGACTTCTACGGGTATCATTATCCATGTAGGCACTATGGGATCAGCTATCAAATACATGGTAGAGAATAATTGGGAAGATAACCCCGGTATCAATGACAAGGATATTTTCACCAATAACGACTGCGCGATTGGGAATGTGCACCCATGCGATATTATGACTCTTGTGCCTATTTTCCACGATGAAAAATTGATTGGGTGGGTAGGTGGCGTTACGCATGTGATTGATACCGGTTCGGTTACTCCAGGATCGATGAGCACTGGACAGGTTCAAAGATTTGGGGATGGATACATGATCACTTGCCGCAAGACAGGAGCGAACGATGAAAGCTTTAAAGATTGGTTGCATGAATCTCAAAGATCGGTTCGCACGCCTAAATATTGGATTCTAGATGAAAGGACTAGGATTGCAGGGTGCCACATGATTAGGGATTTAGTGATGGAAGTCATTAAAGAAGACGGCATTGATTCTTACATGCGATTCATTGATGAGGTGATTGAAGAGGGCAGAAGAGGCCTTATCTCTAGGATCAAATCCATGACCATACCAGGCAAGTATAGAAAGGTAGCGTTTGTGGATGTGCCTTATGCACATAAAGATATTGGCGTGTGCTCTGAATTTGCTAAGCTAGACACAATCATGCACTCTCCTGTGGAAATCACTATCAATAAAGACGCTACATGGAAATTAGATTTTGAAGGCGCGTCCAGGTGGGGATGGCACTCTTTTAATTGCAACCAAGTGTCTTTCACTAGCGGTATTTGGGTGATGATGACTCAAACGCTGATACCCACTTCTCGCATCAATGATGGCGCTTATTTCGCTACGCAGTTCAGGCTCAAAAAAGGGACTTGGATGAATCCAGATGACAGGCGCACCGGGCATGCTTATGCGTGGCACTTCTTGGTATCAGGCTGGAGTGCTTTGTGGAGAGGCTTGTCTCAAGCGTATTACAGCCGAGGGTATTTAGAAGAGGTCAATTCCGGGAACGCTAACACTTCCAATTGGCTGCAAGGCGGTGGTATCAACCAGGATGGAGAAATCCATGCGGTGAATAGCTTTGAGACGAGTTCTTGTGGGACTGGAGCTTGCGCGATAAAAGACGGCCTGAATCACGCAGCAGCTATTTGGAACCCAGAAGGCGATATGGGCGATGTTGAAATTTGGGAAATGGCAGAGCCTCTTCTTTATTTAGGCAGGAATGTCAAAGCCAATACCGGTGGGTATGGGAAATATCGAGGCGGTAACGGGTTTGAAACCTTAAGAATGGTGTGGGGTGCACATGATTGGACCATGTTCTTTATGGGTAATGGCTATATGAATAGCGATTGGGGTATGATGGGGGGCTATCCAGCGGCCAGTGGTTATAGGTTTGAAGCGCACAACACCGACTTGAAAAACAGGATTAAAAATAACGCTAGCTTGCCTTTGGGAGGCGATTTTAACCCAACGGATAGAGATTATGAAAAGCACATTTCTCATGCGTCTCAAGTCAAAAGGGATAAGCAATGCATCACCACCGAGAACTGCTTTGATAATTATGACTTGTATTTGAATTACATCAAAGGCGGTCCTGGATTTGGCGATCCGATTGAAAGGGATTTGAATGCGATTTTAGAAGATCTCAATAGCAAACAGCTATTGCCAGAATACGCTTACAAGGTTTATGGTGCGGTGGTGAGTCAAAATAAAGACGGCGTGTGGGTCGGCGATGAAGCCAAAACGAAGGCCAGAAGAAAAGAAATTCTTGAAAACAGAAAGTCTAGATCCATACCGGTAAAACAATGGATGGAGCAAGAAAGAAACGCTATCCTTGAAAAAGAGGCTTCCAAACAGGTTAAGCACATGTATGCGACTAGCTTTGATCTCTCGCCCAAGTTTTTAAACGATTTTAAAACATTTTGGAACTTGCCAAAGAGCTGGAGCATGAAAGAAGATGAGCTTGGCGTATTCACCTATGGATCTAAATACAGGATGGATTTGAGCAAATTGCCTGATGTGCGCACAGTTCTGTTGGTTGATGAGAAGTAA
- a CDS encoding acetone carboxylase subunit gamma, translated as MSKYTQEQIKNLVEGNLDWNTVLKMLSMPKDHERFQMYLKVLQDKVDFDDKIVLPLGPHLFVVQDAQKKWVIKCSCGHAFCAPEENWKLHANIYVRDTAEKMEEVYPKLLASDTHWQVYREYICPDCGILLDVEAPTPWYPVIHDFEPDIEVFYKDWLGIQPPERR; from the coding sequence ATGTCAAAATACACACAAGAACAAATTAAAAATTTGGTAGAGGGGAACTTGGATTGGAACACTGTCTTAAAAATGCTTAGCATGCCTAAAGATCATGAAAGGTTTCAAATGTATTTGAAGGTGTTGCAAGATAAGGTAGATTTTGATGATAAAATCGTCTTACCCTTGGGGCCGCATTTGTTTGTGGTGCAAGATGCTCAAAAGAAGTGGGTTATTAAGTGTTCATGCGGTCATGCGTTTTGCGCTCCAGAGGAGAATTGGAAATTGCATGCAAACATCTATGTGCGCGATACAGCAGAAAAAATGGAAGAGGTGTATCCTAAACTCTTAGCCAGTGATACTCACTGGCAAGTGTATCGGGAGTATATTTGCCCGGATTGCGGCATCCTTTTAGATGTTGAAGCCCCAACTCCTTGGTATCCTGTGATCCATGATTTTGAGCCTGATATAGAGGTGTTTTATAAAGATTGGCTAGGCATACAGCCCCCAGAAAGACGCTAA
- a CDS encoding DUF262 domain-containing protein: MKVTQGIANDFFALTNTIFSVLVHQRNHTWEEENCGKLLQDIVSISQNKKTHFMGSITMLSIK; encoded by the coding sequence ATGAAAGTAACACAAGGCATTGCTAACGACTTTTTTGCCCTAACAAACACGATATTTTCTGTTCTTGTACACCAACGAAACCACACTTGGGAAGAAGAAAATTGTGGAAAATTACTGCAAGATATTGTCAGTATTTCTCAAAATAAGAAAACGCATTTTATGGGTTCTATCACTATGCTTTCAATAAAATAA